In Pantoea cypripedii, the following proteins share a genomic window:
- the mutT gene encoding 8-oxo-dGTP diphosphatase MutT — MKHLQVAVGIIRNASHQIFLAQRAASSYMANKWEFPGGKIEQGETAEQALKRELMEETGIDVTAAKAIGQADHSYEDLRVTLHFFLVEGWQGEPWGKEGQPQRWVEQQALVADEFPPANHALIARLVAGEI; from the coding sequence ATGAAACACCTGCAAGTCGCGGTGGGCATCATTCGCAATGCCAGCCATCAGATCTTCCTTGCTCAGCGCGCGGCAAGCTCTTACATGGCCAATAAATGGGAGTTTCCAGGCGGGAAAATCGAACAAGGTGAAACCGCTGAACAGGCGCTGAAGCGTGAGTTAATGGAAGAGACCGGTATTGACGTGACGGCTGCCAAGGCGATCGGTCAAGCCGATCACAGCTACGAAGATTTGCGTGTGACGCTGCATTTCTTTCTGGTCGAAGGCTGGCAGGGCGAGCCGTGGGGCAAAGAAGGGCAGCCGCAACGCTGGGTTGAGCAGCAAGCGCTGGTTGCCGATGAATTTCCACCCGCTAACCATGCGCTGATTGCGCGTCTGGTCGCAGGCGAAATCTGA
- the yacG gene encoding DNA gyrase inhibitor YacG — MQEEMIIVSCPNCGKDVMWDELSPWRPFCSKRCQLIDLGEWAAEEKRIPSSGDLTDSDDWSEEQQ; from the coding sequence ATGCAGGAAGAAATGATTATTGTGTCCTGTCCCAATTGCGGTAAAGACGTGATGTGGGATGAGTTGAGTCCGTGGCGTCCGTTTTGCAGCAAACGCTGCCAGCTGATTGACTTAGGCGAGTGGGCGGCGGAAGAAAAACGCATCCCCAGTAGCGGTGACCTCACGGACAGCGATGACTGGAGTGAAGAGCAGCAATAA
- the zapD gene encoding cell division protein ZapD yields the protein MSTVVLFEHPLNEKMRTWLRVEFLLNQLHDTIPVTSSVSALGVFRIIGDLLDIFERGDMRTELLKELERQQQKLRAWLDVPGVDLQRVESLSKQLKQQSSELMQAPRMGQQLREDRLVGLVRQRLSIPGGCCSFDIPGLHIWLHLEQSVRDTQVNTWVESLNPLRNSLVMILDLIRQSGVFRNQTSLNGFYQDNAEGADLLRLQLTLEDALYPQVSGHKSRYAIRFLPLDSERGDVPARLNFELACC from the coding sequence ATGAGTACAGTCGTTCTGTTTGAACATCCCCTGAATGAGAAGATGCGCACCTGGCTGCGCGTTGAGTTTTTGCTTAACCAGTTGCACGACACCATTCCCGTTACCAGCTCCGTGTCGGCGCTGGGTGTTTTCCGCATTATTGGTGATTTGCTGGATATCTTCGAACGTGGCGATATGCGCACGGAATTGCTGAAAGAACTGGAGCGGCAGCAGCAGAAATTGCGCGCCTGGCTCGACGTTCCCGGCGTGGATCTGCAACGGGTTGAATCCCTTAGCAAGCAGTTAAAACAGCAATCGTCTGAGTTGATGCAGGCACCACGCATGGGCCAGCAATTACGTGAAGACCGCCTGGTTGGGCTGGTCCGTCAGCGTCTGAGCATTCCTGGCGGCTGCTGTAGCTTTGATATCCCCGGCTTGCATATTTGGTTGCACCTCGAACAATCCGTACGCGACACGCAGGTGAATACCTGGGTCGAGTCGCTAAATCCGCTGCGCAATAGCCTGGTGATGATCCTCGATCTGATTCGTCAGTCGGGTGTTTTCCGTAATCAAACCAGCCTGAACGGTTTTTATCAGGATAACGCCGAAGGCGCTGATTTGTTACGGCTGCAACTGACGCTGGAAGACGCGCTTTACCCGCAGGTATCCGGCCACAAGAGCCGTTATGCCATTCGTTTCCTGCCGCTGGACAGTGAGCGTGGTGACGTGCCTGCGCGACTTAATTTTGAACTGGCCTGTTGTTAG
- the coaE gene encoding dephospho-CoA kinase (Dephospho-CoA kinase (CoaE) performs the final step in coenzyme A biosynthesis.) — translation MPFTVALTGGIGSGKSTIANAFAALGVDIVDADAIAREVVEPGTPALQAIAQRHGESILTAEGTLYRARLREIIFQQPQEKNWLNQLLHPLINARTQQLKQLATSPYVLWVVPLLVENSLQHQADRVLVVDVDEVTQLQRTQQRDGISLAQAKNILAAQASRQQRLAVADDIIDNSGTPDDALPRVAELHQRYLRLAAAGQD, via the coding sequence ATGCCTTTTACCGTTGCGCTAACGGGTGGTATTGGTAGTGGCAAATCTACCATCGCCAATGCCTTTGCGGCCCTGGGCGTCGATATTGTTGACGCCGACGCCATTGCCAGAGAAGTGGTTGAGCCAGGTACACCGGCATTGCAGGCCATTGCCCAACGCCATGGTGAATCCATCCTGACGGCGGAAGGCACCCTTTATCGCGCACGTCTGCGCGAGATTATTTTTCAGCAGCCACAGGAAAAGAACTGGCTGAACCAACTGCTGCATCCGCTGATTAATGCGCGAACTCAGCAGTTAAAGCAACTTGCGACCTCACCTTATGTACTGTGGGTGGTGCCCTTGCTGGTGGAAAATAGCTTACAGCATCAGGCCGATCGCGTGCTGGTAGTGGATGTGGATGAGGTAACTCAATTGCAGCGCACCCAACAGCGCGATGGGATTTCTCTCGCACAGGCCAAAAATATTCTTGCCGCGCAGGCCAGCCGACAGCAGCGCCTGGCCGTCGCGGATGACATCATTGATAATAGTGGCACGCCTGATGACGCGCTGCCGCGTGTTGCTGAACTTCACCAGCGCTATTTGCGCCTGGCAGCAGCAGGACAGGATTAA
- a CDS encoding GMP reductase — MRIEEDLKLGFKDVLIRPKRSTLKSRSEVELERTYTFKHSGLSWTGVPVIAANMDTVGTFTMAEALAAFGVLTAVHKHYSVEDWQAFIQRVPASVLSHVMVSSGTSEADFSKLTAVLALSPQLNFICIDVANGYSEHFVAFLQRARESFPGKTICAGNVVTGEMVEELILSGADIVKVGIGPGSVCTTRVKTGVGYPQLSAVIECADAAHGLGGQIVSDGGCAVPGDIAKAFGGGADFVMLGGMLAAHDECEGTLVEEHGEQFMLFYGMSSESAMKRHVGGVAQYRAAEGKTVRLPLRGPVEETIKDILGGLRSACTYVGAERLKELTKRTTFIRVAEQENRVFTR; from the coding sequence ATGCGTATTGAAGAAGATTTAAAACTGGGCTTTAAAGACGTACTCATCCGCCCTAAACGCTCCACCCTGAAAAGCCGTTCCGAAGTCGAGCTGGAACGTACCTATACTTTCAAACATTCTGGTCTGAGCTGGACAGGCGTACCGGTGATTGCCGCCAATATGGATACGGTGGGCACCTTCACCATGGCCGAAGCACTGGCTGCTTTTGGTGTGCTGACCGCCGTTCATAAACATTACAGCGTTGAAGACTGGCAGGCATTTATTCAGCGTGTTCCGGCGTCCGTATTGAGCCACGTGATGGTTTCCTCCGGGACTTCAGAAGCAGATTTCAGCAAATTAACCGCCGTTCTGGCACTTTCCCCGCAACTGAATTTTATCTGCATTGACGTTGCCAATGGCTATTCCGAGCACTTTGTCGCATTTCTGCAACGCGCCCGCGAAAGCTTCCCCGGTAAAACCATCTGCGCAGGTAACGTGGTTACCGGTGAAATGGTTGAAGAATTGATTCTTTCCGGCGCAGATATTGTGAAAGTGGGCATCGGTCCGGGGTCGGTCTGTACTACCCGCGTTAAAACCGGTGTCGGCTATCCGCAGCTTTCGGCGGTGATTGAGTGTGCGGATGCCGCGCATGGCCTTGGGGGGCAGATTGTCAGTGACGGTGGCTGTGCCGTACCGGGTGATATCGCAAAAGCGTTTGGCGGCGGCGCAGATTTTGTCATGCTTGGCGGTATGCTGGCGGCGCATGATGAATGTGAAGGCACCCTCGTGGAGGAACACGGTGAGCAATTTATGCTGTTTTATGGCATGAGTTCTGAGTCGGCCATGAAGCGCCATGTAGGCGGTGTGGCGCAATATCGGGCGGCAGAAGGGAAGACGGTGCGTTTACCGTTGCGCGGCCCGGTTGAAGAAACGATTAAAGATATTCTGGGTGGCTTGCGTTCAGCCTGTACCTATGTGGGTGCGGAAAGACTTAAAGAGCTGACCAAGCGCACCACCTTTATCCGTGTTGCTGAACAGGAAAACCGCGTGTTTACACGCTGA
- the hofC gene encoding protein transport protein HofC produces the protein MTNLYHFRWQALDSMGALQSGESLMNHQEALLQHLSDRGMLAVSWQRGKCWRARDWKWQQKIDLIRQLATLLRAGLPLAESLTLLAEGHPDTGWRILLKGLQQRVITGIPFSQALRDWPQIFPPLFPALMQVGELTGQLDECCRQLAQQQTGQQHLRQKVVKALRYPLFILLVAIAVSAGMLLFVLPEFVAVYASFDAPLPTLTSGVMALSALLQQAALPLLATCVLFSMIARQIYRRSADWQRRIHRWLLRLPLLAPLWRGSQLSQIYAILQLTQQAGLTLLQSLQAVEATLTSRLWREAITDLQQHIAGGAPLHQALQQHSLFTPLCAQLIKVGEQAGALDVMLSRLAEWHEGHTLTRAESLASALEPMMMVVIGGIVGTLVIAMYLPVFGLGDAIR, from the coding sequence ATGACTAATCTCTACCATTTTCGCTGGCAGGCGCTGGACAGCATGGGAGCGCTGCAAAGTGGCGAGTCGTTAATGAACCATCAGGAAGCACTGCTACAGCACCTGTCCGATCGCGGCATGCTGGCCGTGAGCTGGCAACGGGGCAAATGCTGGCGGGCTCGCGACTGGAAGTGGCAGCAAAAAATCGATTTGATACGCCAGCTAGCAACCCTGCTCAGGGCCGGTCTGCCACTTGCGGAAAGCCTGACACTGCTTGCTGAAGGTCATCCTGATACCGGCTGGCGGATATTGCTTAAAGGGTTGCAACAAAGGGTGATTACCGGGATCCCCTTTTCTCAGGCACTGCGCGACTGGCCGCAAATATTTCCACCGTTGTTTCCCGCATTAATGCAGGTGGGTGAACTTACCGGGCAACTGGATGAATGTTGCCGCCAGCTGGCGCAACAGCAAACCGGACAACAACATTTGCGGCAAAAAGTGGTGAAAGCGCTGCGTTATCCGCTGTTCATTTTACTGGTAGCGATCGCCGTGAGTGCCGGAATGCTGCTGTTTGTGTTGCCGGAGTTTGTCGCCGTTTACGCCAGCTTCGATGCACCACTGCCCACGCTCACCTCCGGTGTGATGGCCCTGTCCGCTCTGCTGCAACAGGCAGCGCTTCCTTTACTGGCCACCTGTGTATTGTTCTCGATGATTGCCCGGCAAATTTATCGACGGTCGGCGGACTGGCAGCGTCGCATACATCGCTGGTTGCTGCGATTGCCGTTGCTTGCGCCGCTGTGGCGCGGCAGCCAGCTCAGTCAAATCTATGCCATTTTGCAATTGACGCAGCAGGCAGGTTTAACCCTGCTGCAAAGTTTACAGGCGGTTGAAGCTACGTTGACGTCACGGCTCTGGCGGGAAGCCATCACCGATTTACAGCAACATATTGCCGGGGGCGCGCCACTGCATCAGGCTCTGCAACAACATTCGTTATTTACGCCTTTGTGCGCCCAGCTGATAAAAGTGGGTGAACAGGCTGGTGCTCTGGATGTGATGCTGTCGCGGCTGGCTGAATGGCACGAGGGACATACATTAACGCGTGCAGAATCCCTGGCGTCTGCGCTGGAACCGATGATGATGGTGGTGATTGGTGGCATCGTTGGCACTTTGGTGATTGCCATGTATTTGCCAGTGTTTGGGCTGGGAGATGCAATACGCTAA
- the gspE gene encoding type II secretion system protein GspE, with protein sequence MEKCDAMLKALCKRHHAIILHHDTTLLRVAVAGTPEPALLEALQFASQCKVEVECWPAARIEQLLHEPGSTEKQPREQVSAESAINAVEHILQQAILRRASDVHFEPQRHTLRIRLRIDGVLHNLTQLPDAQPAAVLARLKILGGLDIAERRLPQDGQFTLEIEGKTAAFRLSTLPVSHGEKAVVRLMQSENSAIALDKLGMPVAQLRQFSNALAKPQGLILVTGPTGSGKTFTLYSGLSALNVPEKNVCSVEDPLEIPLEGINQTQIQPRSGLDFNLVLRALLRQDPDVIMVGEIRDAETAGIAVKAAQTGHLVLSTLHTNSTAETLTRLRQMGIPGYLLGPALQLIVAQRLVRRLCTHCRQPGQAIAHLPVGLWPGTLQTWRAPGCDHCFSGYYGRLALFELLPMTAKLQNAISADMPLEHLLSLANQQGMKTLVSAGLEAVSRGETSLEEMQRVIGLGND encoded by the coding sequence ATGGAGAAGTGTGATGCTATGCTCAAGGCGCTGTGCAAGCGCCACCACGCAATCATTCTGCATCATGACACCACGCTGTTGCGTGTGGCCGTCGCGGGCACACCCGAACCTGCCCTGCTGGAAGCGCTGCAGTTTGCCAGCCAGTGCAAAGTTGAAGTGGAGTGCTGGCCTGCCGCGCGGATTGAGCAGCTGTTGCACGAGCCGGGAAGCACTGAGAAGCAGCCCCGCGAGCAGGTTTCAGCTGAATCGGCAATCAACGCCGTCGAGCACATCCTGCAACAAGCCATACTGCGACGGGCATCCGATGTCCATTTCGAGCCACAACGCCATACGCTACGTATCCGACTCCGCATCGATGGCGTTCTGCATAACCTGACGCAGTTGCCCGATGCGCAACCTGCCGCGGTGCTTGCCCGCCTGAAAATTCTGGGTGGTCTGGATATTGCAGAACGTCGGCTACCCCAGGATGGGCAGTTTACCCTCGAAATCGAAGGTAAAACCGCGGCCTTTCGCCTTTCAACTCTGCCCGTCAGCCACGGAGAGAAAGCGGTAGTACGTCTGATGCAGAGTGAAAATAGCGCCATTGCCCTGGATAAACTCGGCATGCCGGTGGCGCAGTTGCGCCAGTTCAGCAACGCCCTGGCAAAACCACAAGGATTAATTCTGGTTACCGGCCCGACCGGAAGCGGCAAAACTTTCACCCTCTACAGTGGATTGAGCGCACTCAATGTGCCGGAAAAAAACGTATGCAGCGTGGAAGATCCGCTGGAGATCCCGCTGGAAGGTATCAACCAGACACAAATTCAGCCTCGCAGCGGGCTGGATTTTAATCTGGTGCTGCGTGCACTGCTGCGTCAGGATCCGGATGTCATCATGGTGGGCGAAATTCGCGATGCAGAAACGGCCGGGATTGCCGTCAAAGCTGCGCAAACCGGTCATCTGGTGCTTTCCACCCTGCATACCAACTCCACAGCAGAAACACTGACACGGTTACGGCAAATGGGGATTCCCGGCTATCTGCTCGGCCCGGCGTTGCAGCTGATCGTGGCACAGCGTCTGGTGAGAAGACTATGCACACATTGCCGACAGCCTGGGCAGGCGATCGCACATTTACCTGTCGGGTTATGGCCAGGCACCCTGCAAACCTGGCGAGCCCCCGGCTGCGATCACTGTTTTTCTGGCTATTACGGACGGCTGGCACTTTTCGAACTGCTGCCGATGACCGCTAAATTACAAAACGCGATTTCCGCCGATATGCCGCTGGAGCATCTGCTGTCGCTGGCGAACCAGCAGGGAATGAAAACATTAGTCAGCGCCGGGCTGGAGGCGGTGAGCCGGGGAGAAACCTCACTGGAAGAGATGCAGCGCGTCATTGGGTTAGGCAATGACTAA
- the ppdD gene encoding prepilin peptidase-dependent pilin — MERQRGFTLIELMIVIGIVAILSAIGVPAYQNYLQRAALTDMLQTMVPYKTAVELCAIERGGPAQCQAGDRGIPAAKGSRYVATLAVTNGVISLTGQESLAGLTVEMQPVWNSTDGTLDWQRSCTSDNNSLRENCLEQFRFADKGGRNGEV, encoded by the coding sequence ATGGAACGACAACGCGGTTTTACCCTTATCGAATTAATGATTGTGATTGGCATCGTCGCCATCCTCAGCGCAATCGGCGTACCGGCTTATCAAAACTACCTGCAGCGCGCCGCACTGACGGATATGTTGCAGACCATGGTGCCCTACAAAACGGCGGTCGAGCTCTGCGCGATTGAACGCGGCGGGCCAGCCCAGTGCCAGGCGGGCGATCGCGGTATTCCTGCGGCCAAAGGTTCGCGCTATGTTGCGACACTTGCCGTGACTAATGGCGTCATCAGCCTGACTGGCCAGGAAAGCCTTGCGGGTTTAACAGTGGAAATGCAACCCGTCTGGAATAGCACCGATGGCACGCTTGACTGGCAACGCAGCTGCACCAGCGATAACAACAGCCTGCGCGAAAACTGCCTCGAACAGTTCCGTTTTGCCGACAAAGGTGGCCGCAATGGAGAAGTGTGA
- the nadC gene encoding carboxylating nicotinate-nucleotide diphosphorylase: MASRRYDPDHRRHELIKRIEHDIPEAVARALQEDLGGEVDADRDITALLLPAEKQAEAQIITREAGVFCGKRWVGEVFIQLGNKVTITWHVEDGQAVVADQLLFELRGPARLLLTAERTALNFVQTLSGVATAVSHYVTLLAGSNTQLLDTRKTLPGLRTALKYAVLCGGGSNHRLGLSDAFLIKENHIIASGSVRQAVEKALWLQPDVPVEVEVETLTELQDALNAGADIIMLDNFSLEMMREAVTLTQKQALLEVSGNVTESTLPQIAQTGVDYVSVGALTKHIRALDLSMRFRDA; the protein is encoded by the coding sequence ATGGCATCACGTCGTTACGATCCCGATCATCGCCGTCACGAATTGATCAAACGCATTGAGCATGACATCCCCGAAGCCGTTGCACGCGCGCTTCAGGAAGACTTAGGCGGCGAAGTGGATGCCGATCGTGACATCACTGCACTCTTACTGCCCGCTGAGAAACAGGCTGAAGCACAGATCATTACCCGGGAGGCCGGTGTTTTCTGTGGTAAACGCTGGGTGGGAGAAGTGTTCATCCAGTTAGGCAATAAAGTCACTATTACCTGGCACGTTGAAGATGGACAGGCTGTCGTGGCTGACCAACTGTTATTCGAACTCCGTGGCCCGGCGCGCCTGTTATTAACGGCAGAACGCACCGCACTGAATTTTGTGCAAACCCTCTCCGGCGTGGCGACGGCAGTCAGCCACTATGTGACATTGCTGGCAGGCAGTAACACCCAGCTACTGGATACCCGCAAAACCCTGCCGGGACTGCGTACCGCGCTGAAATATGCCGTGCTATGTGGTGGAGGCAGCAATCATCGTCTTGGCCTGTCTGATGCTTTTTTGATTAAAGAGAATCACATCATTGCCAGCGGTTCGGTGCGCCAGGCAGTGGAAAAAGCCCTGTGGTTACAGCCTGATGTGCCAGTGGAAGTCGAAGTGGAAACCCTGACTGAATTGCAGGATGCGCTGAATGCGGGCGCGGATATCATCATGCTCGACAACTTCAGCCTGGAGATGATGCGTGAGGCCGTGACGCTGACGCAAAAGCAGGCGTTGCTGGAAGTCTCCGGTAACGTCACAGAAAGCACACTGCCGCAAATTGCTCAGACGGGTGTGGATTATGTCTCGGTAGGGGCATTAACTAAGCACATCCGCGCCCTTGATCTGTCGATGCGCTTCCGCGACGCCTGA
- the ampD gene encoding 1,6-anhydro-N-acetylmuramyl-L-alanine amidase AmpD, with translation MKLEDGWINSARKVPSPHFNQRPENETPSVLIIHNISLPPGEFGGPWIDRLFTGTLPADAHPYFADIAHLRVAAHCLIRRDGELVQYVSFDERAWHAGISQFEGRENCNDFSMGIELEGTDTQPYTDAQYATLQAVTALLMQHYPLTAERITGHSNIAPERKTDPGPAFDWERYKHALKRENP, from the coding sequence ATGAAACTGGAAGATGGCTGGATTAACAGCGCGCGTAAAGTGCCGTCACCGCACTTTAACCAGCGACCGGAAAATGAAACGCCTTCCGTACTGATTATTCACAATATCAGCTTGCCGCCCGGTGAATTTGGCGGCCCGTGGATTGATCGGCTGTTTACGGGCACCTTGCCCGCCGATGCGCATCCTTATTTTGCTGATATTGCCCATTTGCGTGTCGCCGCACATTGCCTGATTCGCCGTGATGGCGAGCTGGTGCAATATGTTTCATTTGATGAGCGCGCCTGGCATGCGGGGATTTCTCAGTTTGAGGGCCGGGAAAACTGTAACGATTTCTCGATGGGTATTGAGCTGGAAGGCACCGATACTCAGCCTTATACCGACGCGCAATATGCCACGTTGCAGGCGGTAACGGCGTTATTAATGCAACACTATCCACTGACCGCGGAACGCATTACCGGCCACAGCAATATTGCGCCGGAACGTAAAACCGATCCGGGTCCGGCATTTGACTGGGAACGCTATAAACACGCCTTAAAGCGGGAGAATCCCTGA
- the ampE gene encoding beta-lactamase regulator AmpE, translated as MTLFSLLLVLGWERLFKLGEHWQLDHRLEPLFRGRQRFSLFRTLMMTVVAMLIVWLLVWSLKGLLFGVAQLLFWIVVGLLCIGAGSVRLHYHAYLKAASHDDKAAHQAMAAELTLIHGVPVECTERDFLRELQNALIWINFRFYLAPLFWFVVGGPWGPVLLVGYAFLRAWQSWLAKHHSTLERAQSGVDRVLHLLDWIPVRLAGVAYALLGHGERALPAWFASLTDWHRSQYQVLTSLAQFSLARDPHVDKVETPRVAVALAKRISLVLVVVVALLTIYGTLV; from the coding sequence ATGACGTTGTTTAGCTTGTTATTAGTTTTAGGTTGGGAACGGTTGTTTAAACTGGGGGAACACTGGCAGCTCGATCATCGGCTGGAGCCGTTGTTTCGTGGTCGCCAGCGTTTTTCTTTATTCCGCACCTTGATGATGACGGTTGTGGCGATGCTGATTGTCTGGCTGCTGGTCTGGAGCCTGAAAGGCCTGCTGTTTGGTGTGGCACAGCTATTATTCTGGATTGTGGTGGGTTTGCTGTGTATCGGTGCGGGTTCGGTACGTTTGCATTATCACGCCTATCTGAAAGCGGCGAGCCATGATGATAAGGCGGCTCATCAGGCGATGGCGGCAGAGCTGACGTTAATTCATGGTGTGCCCGTAGAATGCACTGAACGCGACTTTCTGCGCGAGCTACAGAACGCCCTTATCTGGATAAATTTCCGCTTCTATCTGGCCCCGTTGTTCTGGTTTGTGGTGGGAGGCCCCTGGGGGCCGGTGTTGCTGGTGGGATATGCGTTTCTGCGCGCCTGGCAAAGCTGGCTGGCAAAACACCATTCAACGCTGGAGCGTGCGCAGTCTGGCGTTGATCGCGTGCTGCATCTGCTGGATTGGATCCCGGTGCGTCTTGCCGGTGTCGCCTATGCTTTGCTCGGACACGGTGAGCGCGCATTGCCAGCCTGGTTCGCTTCATTAACCGACTGGCATCGCTCGCAATATCAGGTGCTGACCAGCCTGGCGCAATTCTCCCTCGCGCGTGATCCACATGTTGATAAAGTGGAAACGCCGCGCGTGGCGGTTGCGCTGGCGAAACGTATTTCCCTGGTGCTGGTGGTGGTGGTGGCGTTACTGACCATCTACGGCACGCTGGTGTGA
- a CDS encoding family 43 glycosylhydrolase, with amino-acid sequence MSNPWPNPFITQRADPFILHHDKGYYFVASVPEYDRLEIRYAATLAALPEAEPVVVWHKPDTGPFSALIWAPELHHINGQWVIYFAAAPNREIKDGLFQHRMYALVCSDADPLTGHWQPVRRVHTPLDSFSLDATHFVHQGKNWYLWAQKDPAIPGNSNLYLAELLNPWTLKGTPQMLTRPEYEWECAGFSVNEGPAVIRHGKTLFVTYSASATDENYCLGILSIDANADPLQPGAWRKSARPVFSSSWDNHQYGPGHNSFTVDEQGRDVLVYHARNYTEIEGDPLWDPNRHTRLKYFDWREDGTPDFGVPPADHTSVP; translated from the coding sequence ATGAGCAATCCATGGCCTAATCCGTTTATCACTCAGCGCGCCGATCCTTTTATTCTCCACCACGACAAGGGTTATTACTTTGTCGCTTCGGTACCCGAATATGACCGGCTGGAAATACGTTATGCCGCTACGCTGGCGGCACTGCCTGAGGCAGAGCCGGTGGTGGTGTGGCACAAACCCGATACGGGTCCGTTTAGCGCGCTGATCTGGGCGCCGGAGCTGCATCATATCAATGGGCAGTGGGTGATCTATTTCGCGGCTGCGCCCAATCGTGAAATTAAAGATGGGTTATTCCAGCACCGGATGTATGCGCTGGTGTGCAGTGATGCCGACCCATTGACCGGCCACTGGCAGCCCGTCCGGCGCGTCCACACGCCGCTGGATAGTTTCTCTCTCGATGCCACGCATTTCGTCCATCAGGGGAAAAACTGGTATCTGTGGGCGCAGAAAGACCCGGCGATTCCTGGCAATTCGAACCTGTATCTTGCTGAATTACTCAACCCCTGGACGCTGAAAGGCACACCACAAATGCTGACTCGCCCGGAATATGAATGGGAGTGTGCCGGATTTAGCGTCAATGAAGGACCGGCGGTGATTCGCCACGGTAAGACGCTGTTTGTCACCTACTCAGCCAGCGCCACCGATGAGAATTATTGTCTGGGGATCCTGAGCATTGATGCCAATGCCGATCCACTCCAGCCTGGTGCGTGGCGAAAATCAGCGCGTCCGGTGTTCAGTAGCAGCTGGGATAATCATCAATATGGGCCGGGTCACAACAGTTTTACCGTCGATGAACAGGGGCGGGATGTGCTGGTCTATCATGCACGCAATTACACGGAAATTGAGGGTGATCCCCTGTGGGATCCTAACCGCCATACGCGACTGAAGTACTTTGACTGGCGCGAGGACGGCACACCTGATTTTGGCGTGCCGCCAGCCGATCACACCAGCGTGCCGTAG